A part of Deinococcus cellulosilyticus NBRC 106333 = KACC 11606 genomic DNA contains:
- a CDS encoding NAD(P)-dependent alcohol dehydrogenase produces the protein MTTTQNPSISTSARTMKAVVREEYGPPDVLRLTDVPRPEPEDNEVLIKIHATTVTSADCRMRALKTPAGFGLIMRLVSGVNRPRQPVLGVEFAGEIEKVGKNVTRFRAGDRVFGMTGMGMGCHAQYRCLPETGALAHIASNLTHEQAASLPFGGTTALDFFRRGKLKAGDRVLINGASGAVGVAAVQLAHHFGAEVTAVCSGANANLVRSLGAHRVIDYTRADFASTGETYDLIMDTVGTAPFARSKPALRKGGRLLLVLATLAQMLSGPWQGMTSGIKVIAGPTTERQEDVQLLAKLAQEGKLKPVIDRQYSLDQIAAAHHYADTGRKRGSVVVTVSHSS, from the coding sequence ATGACCACCACACAGAACCCCAGCATCAGCACCAGTGCCAGGACCATGAAAGCCGTCGTGCGCGAGGAGTATGGTCCTCCCGACGTTCTTCGATTGACCGATGTTCCCAGACCGGAGCCAGAGGACAATGAGGTTCTGATCAAGATTCACGCCACCACAGTCACCTCTGCAGATTGCAGGATGCGTGCCCTCAAAACCCCTGCGGGTTTTGGCCTGATCATGCGTCTGGTTTCAGGGGTGAATCGGCCAAGACAGCCTGTGCTGGGGGTTGAGTTTGCAGGTGAAATCGAAAAGGTGGGCAAAAATGTCACCCGATTTCGGGCAGGAGACCGGGTTTTTGGGATGACTGGAATGGGAATGGGCTGTCACGCCCAGTACAGGTGCCTGCCAGAGACTGGAGCCCTTGCCCACATCGCCTCAAACCTGACCCATGAACAGGCTGCTTCTCTCCCTTTTGGTGGCACCACAGCACTGGATTTCTTCAGACGGGGCAAGCTTAAAGCAGGAGACAGGGTGCTGATCAACGGAGCTTCTGGTGCAGTGGGTGTGGCTGCAGTGCAACTGGCGCATCACTTCGGTGCAGAGGTGACAGCAGTGTGCAGCGGTGCAAATGCAAATCTGGTCCGTTCGCTGGGTGCCCACAGGGTGATCGATTACACCAGAGCAGACTTCGCTTCCACTGGAGAAACCTACGATCTGATCATGGACACGGTGGGCACAGCCCCTTTTGCCCGCAGCAAACCTGCACTTCGCAAAGGGGGCCGTCTGCTCCTGGTGCTTGCGACCCTTGCCCAGATGCTGTCAGGCCCCTGGCAGGGGATGACCAGTGGCATCAAGGTGATTGCTGGACCGACCACTGAACGTCAGGAGGACGTGCAGTTGCTGGCAAAGCTCGCACAGGAAGGCAAGCTGAAACCTGTGATCGACCGCCAGTATTCCCTGGACCAGATTGCAGCGGCCCACCATTACGCGGACACCGGACGCAAACGTGGGAGTGTGGTGGTCACGGTCAGCCATTCCAGCTGA
- a CDS encoding HD-GYP domain-containing protein, protein MESLQLPKLPAEVAQARILLYGSSDSGTLSLQALLQEEGFQKVQLTLDLDELEAPPLVDYPALIIAAPSFRHTARLRELWVQLRYPPGLLIVDDLSTSEQVFSTVLPAQVQGQLRHRQLQHTYSQLGIISVPECVFLHEVSGLVEALLQFNPPAEHEVHAADRVGRIAEHLALCCGFSASEASLLSKAALLHDFGKVFVPASILKKPGMLSVGEFEVIKGHTLLGHQVLKRQPGQVFQDAATIALSHHERWDGRGYPQGLCGQDIPLMARLVTLADVMDALLSERSYKPAWSVQDALSFMQMQSGSAFDPDLVIHLLHLPTEVFAEDVQVH, encoded by the coding sequence ATGGAAAGCCTGCAGTTGCCGAAATTGCCTGCTGAGGTCGCGCAAGCACGGATTCTGCTGTATGGTTCGTCTGATTCAGGGACCCTGAGCCTGCAGGCCCTGCTGCAAGAGGAAGGTTTTCAGAAGGTGCAGTTGACCCTGGATCTGGATGAACTGGAAGCTCCGCCTCTGGTGGATTATCCTGCCCTGATCATTGCTGCCCCCTCTTTTCGGCACACTGCTCGATTGCGGGAACTCTGGGTGCAGCTCCGGTATCCTCCAGGGCTTCTGATCGTGGATGACCTGAGCACGTCTGAGCAGGTGTTTTCCACCGTTCTGCCAGCACAGGTGCAGGGGCAGTTGCGGCACCGCCAGCTGCAGCACACCTACAGCCAGCTTGGGATCATCTCAGTTCCGGAGTGTGTTTTCCTGCATGAGGTCAGTGGACTGGTGGAGGCCCTGCTGCAGTTCAATCCGCCTGCAGAACATGAAGTGCATGCGGCAGACCGGGTGGGACGCATTGCGGAGCACCTCGCCCTTTGCTGTGGTTTTTCTGCATCAGAAGCCAGCCTGCTGTCTAAAGCTGCCCTGCTGCATGATTTTGGCAAGGTGTTTGTTCCTGCTTCGATCCTGAAGAAACCTGGAATGTTGAGCGTGGGTGAATTTGAAGTGATCAAAGGGCACACCCTGCTGGGCCATCAGGTGCTGAAAAGACAGCCTGGACAGGTGTTTCAGGATGCGGCCACCATTGCCCTTTCCCACCATGAGAGGTGGGACGGCAGAGGCTACCCCCAGGGGCTCTGTGGTCAAGACATTCCATTGATGGCCCGTCTGGTCACCCTGGCAGACGTGATGGATGCCCTGCTGTCCGAGAGAAGCTACAAACCCGCATGGTCGGTGCAGGATGCCCTGAGTTTCATGCAAATGCAAAGTGGGAGTGCCTTTGATCCTGATCTGGTGATCCATTTGCTGCATCTGCCCACAGAGGTGTTCGCCGAAGATGTGCAAGTTCACTGA
- the otnC gene encoding 3-oxo-tetronate 4-phosphate decarboxylase: MSTESQLRERLCEVGRRLYQRGLCPGTSGNLSARLEDTWLLTPTNSCLGELLPRDISLLDFEGNHLSGKKPSKESFMHLAYYQHRPEARAVVHLHSTYAVAVSCLQDLNADSCVPFITPYFVMRIGDLPVVPYLRPGDARLGEEIASRAANHVAVLLANHGPVVSGKTLDEAVNNAEELEEGLKVYFLLQDKKPMLLTPEQVEALRRM; the protein is encoded by the coding sequence GTGAGCACCGAAAGTCAACTCAGAGAACGGCTGTGTGAAGTGGGAAGAAGGCTGTACCAGAGGGGACTCTGCCCTGGCACCTCTGGAAACCTCAGTGCCAGATTGGAAGACACATGGCTGCTGACCCCCACCAATTCCTGTCTGGGAGAGTTGCTGCCCAGGGACATTTCACTGCTGGATTTCGAGGGCAATCACCTTTCAGGCAAGAAGCCTTCCAAGGAGTCTTTCATGCATCTGGCCTATTACCAGCACCGTCCTGAGGCCAGAGCAGTGGTGCACCTGCACTCGACTTATGCCGTGGCTGTGTCCTGTTTGCAAGATCTGAATGCAGATTCCTGTGTGCCCTTCATCACGCCGTATTTTGTGATGCGGATTGGTGACCTGCCTGTGGTGCCTTACCTGCGTCCGGGCGATGCCCGCCTTGGTGAGGAAATTGCCTCCAGAGCCGCAAACCATGTGGCTGTGCTGCTGGCAAATCACGGTCCTGTGGTTTCAGGGAAAACGCTGGATGAAGCGGTCAACAATGCAGAAGAACTTGAGGAGGGCCTCAAAGTTTATTTTCTCCTGCAGGACAAAAAGCCCATGCTGCTCACCCCTGAGCAGGTTGAAGCCCTGCGCAGAATGTGA
- a CDS encoding TetR/AcrR family transcriptional regulator, whose product MPPRKSTTSPSEIRSETETRPRLSRERVLQKAIEIADQEGIQALTMRKLAQEMGVEAMSLYHHFANKDRLLDGMIDLVFAEIELPTEGPWKSRIQTRSLSARTALTRHRWALGLMESRTSPGPETLRHHNAVIECLRSSGFSVAATAHAYSLLDSYIYGFALQQINLPFTRFEEGDAAAESIMMEVAAGAYPHLTELAVEHVLKPGYDYTREFEIGLEIVLEGLEKLRDRG is encoded by the coding sequence ATGCCCCCAAGAAAATCCACCACATCCCCATCAGAAATCCGTTCAGAAACCGAAACACGCCCCAGACTCAGCCGGGAACGTGTGCTTCAAAAAGCCATTGAGATTGCAGATCAGGAGGGCATTCAGGCCCTCACCATGCGCAAACTTGCCCAGGAGATGGGCGTGGAAGCCATGTCCCTGTACCACCACTTTGCCAACAAGGATCGGCTGCTCGATGGCATGATCGATCTGGTGTTCGCAGAGATTGAATTGCCCACCGAGGGTCCCTGGAAAAGCCGCATCCAGACCCGCTCCCTCTCTGCCCGAACAGCACTGACCCGACACAGGTGGGCACTGGGTCTGATGGAGTCCCGCACTTCACCTGGCCCGGAAACCCTGCGCCACCACAATGCCGTGATTGAGTGCCTGCGCAGCAGTGGTTTCTCGGTGGCTGCAACTGCACATGCTTATTCTCTTCTGGACAGCTACATCTATGGTTTTGCATTGCAGCAGATCAATCTGCCCTTCACCAGATTTGAGGAGGGGGATGCCGCTGCAGAAAGCATCATGATGGAGGTGGCTGCAGGAGCATATCCCCATCTGACCGAGCTGGCCGTGGAGCATGTCTTAAAGCCCGGTTACGACTACACCAGAGAGTTTGAGATCGGACTGGAAATTGTGCTGGAGGGCCTTGAAAAACTGCGGGACCGGGGGTAA
- a CDS encoding WD40/YVTN/BNR-like repeat-containing protein produces MLKLTRSVRFSLIALSLLTGTVGCANLTVPPAKVTTQAYNWRNVEIVGGGYVPGIIFNQSEKDLIYARTDIGGAYRWDKASGRWIQLLNWVGADNWGLSGVDSLATDPVDPNRVYLAVGTYTNDWDPNNGAILRSSDRGDTWQKTDLPFKMGGNMPGRGMGERLSIDPNKNSILYLGARSGNGLWRSTDYGVTWSKVDSFPVTGDYIPEPGNPYSGDKIGVVWITFDKSSSTAGNATKTLYVGVADKAHPLYQSKDGGATWQEVPGQPTGFLPHHGELDSEGNLYITYSDGAGPYDGEKGDVWKLNTRTGEWTNINPFPATVTDKNWGYGGLALDRQKPGTLMVAALNAWWPDTILFRSTDYGKTWTRIWDWGNYPERTFRYNMDSSGAPWLNFGATVPKDPEPMVKVGWMVDDLEIDPFDSNRMMYGTGATVFGSTNLTEWDKGNKIDLKVMAQGIEETAVLDLISPPKGANLYSALGDIAGFKHDDLTKVPQKMIANPLPGSNTSLDYAEKNPDLMVRVGNGGAFFAYSADGGETWTNGKTTPAGTNGGGNLALSAEGKTVLWSPGGAKVSYSTNNGDTWTASAGLPEGSATVVSDRENDQRFYAFSKGELYVSIDGGKTFTIPEAQNLPHGLGTRKDESVYIQTVPGQEKDLWIAAGKRGLFHSTDGGASFKKLDLVDTANVIGFGKAAPGKDDMAIYITGAVDGKQGFYRSDDGGQTWVHINDAQHQFGSTNSAITGDPRVYGRVYIGTNGYGIVYGDIK; encoded by the coding sequence ATGCTGAAATTGACCCGGAGTGTTCGATTTTCCCTGATCGCCCTGAGCCTGCTGACCGGAACTGTCGGTTGTGCGAACCTGACCGTTCCCCCTGCAAAAGTGACCACCCAGGCCTACAACTGGCGCAATGTGGAAATTGTTGGTGGAGGCTACGTCCCTGGAATCATCTTCAACCAGAGCGAGAAGGACCTGATCTACGCCAGAACCGACATTGGTGGAGCGTACCGCTGGGACAAAGCGTCAGGACGCTGGATTCAGCTCCTCAACTGGGTCGGGGCAGACAACTGGGGCCTTTCTGGTGTGGACAGTCTTGCCACCGACCCCGTAGACCCTAACCGGGTGTACCTTGCCGTCGGGACCTACACCAATGACTGGGACCCCAACAATGGGGCGATCCTGAGGTCGAGTGACCGGGGCGACACCTGGCAGAAAACCGACCTGCCCTTCAAGATGGGGGGCAACATGCCGGGTCGCGGCATGGGAGAGCGCCTTTCCATCGACCCCAACAAGAACAGCATCCTGTACCTGGGGGCCAGAAGTGGCAATGGTTTGTGGCGCAGCACCGATTATGGCGTCACCTGGAGCAAGGTGGACAGCTTCCCTGTGACAGGGGACTACATTCCAGAGCCCGGCAACCCTTACTCTGGTGACAAAATCGGGGTGGTGTGGATCACCTTCGACAAATCCAGCAGCACCGCCGGAAACGCCACCAAAACCCTTTATGTGGGTGTGGCAGACAAGGCCCATCCCCTGTACCAGAGCAAGGACGGTGGAGCCACCTGGCAGGAGGTTCCCGGTCAACCCACCGGATTCCTGCCCCACCACGGAGAACTCGACAGCGAGGGCAACCTGTATATCACCTACAGTGACGGGGCAGGCCCTTATGACGGTGAAAAGGGAGACGTCTGGAAACTGAACACCAGAACCGGTGAATGGACCAACATCAACCCCTTCCCTGCCACGGTCACGGACAAGAACTGGGGATATGGTGGGCTTGCCCTTGATCGCCAGAAGCCTGGAACCCTGATGGTCGCCGCACTGAATGCCTGGTGGCCAGACACCATCCTTTTCCGTTCCACCGATTACGGCAAGACCTGGACCCGCATCTGGGACTGGGGAAATTATCCTGAACGCACTTTCCGTTACAACATGGACAGCAGTGGCGCACCCTGGCTGAACTTCGGGGCCACTGTGCCCAAAGATCCAGAACCGATGGTCAAGGTGGGCTGGATGGTGGATGACCTGGAAATCGACCCCTTTGACTCCAACCGGATGATGTACGGGACGGGGGCAACGGTTTTTGGGTCAACCAACCTGACCGAATGGGACAAAGGGAACAAAATTGACCTGAAAGTGATGGCGCAGGGCATTGAAGAAACCGCTGTGCTGGACCTGATCAGCCCGCCAAAAGGGGCCAACCTGTACTCTGCCCTCGGAGACATTGCAGGTTTCAAACATGACGATCTGACCAAAGTGCCCCAGAAGATGATCGCCAACCCCCTCCCTGGCAGCAACACCAGTCTGGATTACGCCGAGAAGAACCCTGACCTGATGGTGCGGGTGGGCAACGGTGGTGCTTTCTTTGCTTACAGCGCCGATGGGGGCGAGACCTGGACCAACGGCAAGACCACTCCGGCTGGAACCAATGGGGGAGGCAATCTGGCCCTGTCTGCAGAAGGCAAAACCGTGCTCTGGTCCCCTGGTGGTGCAAAAGTCTCTTATTCCACCAACAATGGCGACACCTGGACCGCCTCAGCAGGTCTGCCTGAAGGCAGTGCAACAGTGGTCTCTGACCGTGAAAATGACCAGCGGTTCTATGCATTTTCAAAAGGAGAACTCTACGTGAGCATCGATGGAGGCAAGACCTTCACCATCCCTGAAGCCCAGAACCTGCCGCACGGTCTGGGAACCCGCAAGGACGAATCGGTCTACATCCAGACCGTCCCCGGGCAAGAAAAAGACCTGTGGATTGCGGCTGGCAAGCGTGGCCTTTTCCACTCCACCGATGGTGGCGCCAGCTTCAAGAAACTGGATCTGGTCGATACCGCCAACGTGATTGGTTTTGGCAAAGCTGCACCTGGAAAAGATGACATGGCCATTTACATCACCGGAGCAGTGGACGGCAAGCAGGGCTTCTACCGCTCAGACGATGGAGGCCAGACCTGGGTGCACATCAACGATGCCCAGCACCAGTTTGGCTCCACCAACAGTGCCATCACCGGAGACCCCAGGGTCTATGGGCGTGTGTACATCGGGACCAACGGGTACGGCATCGTGTACGGCGACATCAAATAA
- a CDS encoding DUF1697 domain-containing protein: MGHDKKRKDWGHQWQPQRQSGNVTLKHSGTAEALVQQVRQVIEAHFGFEVGVVVRDAGDWQQVVQQNPFLDQTEHLHVAFLGNTPSDSQLKALQEAPIGEDRWGLKGDNLYLFYPDGTAGALLTHAVLEKKLKVSATVRNWRTVLKIRDMLLES, translated from the coding sequence GTGGGACACGACAAAAAAAGAAAAGACTGGGGCCACCAGTGGCAACCCCAGCGTCAGAGTGGCAACGTCACGCTGAAGCATTCTGGAACAGCTGAAGCACTGGTCCAGCAGGTGCGGCAGGTCATTGAGGCACATTTCGGCTTTGAAGTGGGTGTGGTGGTCAGGGATGCAGGGGACTGGCAGCAGGTGGTCCAGCAGAACCCTTTTCTGGACCAGACAGAGCACCTGCATGTGGCTTTCCTGGGAAACACACCTTCAGACAGCCAGTTGAAAGCCTTGCAGGAGGCCCCGATCGGAGAGGACCGCTGGGGGCTGAAAGGGGACAACCTCTACCTGTTCTACCCAGATGGAACCGCAGGTGCCCTGCTCACCCATGCGGTGCTGGAAAAGAAACTGAAGGTCTCTGCCACCGTCCGCAACTGGCGCACGGTCCTGAAGATCAGGGACATGCTGCTGGAAAGTTGA